The window TGGAGGTTCCCGGACTGTTAACCGACCACACTGTCTCTTCAATCGGCCATGATTTTTATCGTGCGTTTAGCGACAAGTGGGAAAGTGAGTACACAGGAAACTTAACCATCAATGAAAGGCCCAGTGCACGTTGGGGAAGTTGGATCACCATAACGATCAATCAGGACGTTATCTTCCAGACTTTTTTATTCCCGACGAAAAGAGACTTCGACAAAATAGTCGTCTTCGCTCTGGCTGAAACAGAAGATGCATTAAATCGTCGGCAAATAGATCAAACACTATTAAGCACAAGCGATTTAGCGCGTGATGAATTCTAAAACATGATTTTGTCCGGAGGCTTTCATGCGTGTCAAACATGCAGTGGTTTTGCTCATGCTAATTTCACCATTAAGTTGGGCCGGAAACATGACGTTCCAGTTCCGCAATCCAAACTTTGGTGGCAACCCAAATAACGGCGCTTTTTTGCTGAACAGTGCGCAGGCGCAAAACTCGTATAAAGATCCAAGTGGTGACGATTTCGGTTTTGAAACCCCATCGGCCCTGGACAACTTTACCCAGGCCATCCAGTCACAAATTCTCGGAGGTCTGCTTACCAATATTAATACCGGTAAGCCGGGCAGGATGGTAACCAATGATTTTATCATTGATATCGCCAACCGGGATGG of the Citrobacter freundii genome contains:
- the csgE gene encoding curli production assembly/transport protein CsgE; its protein translation is MKRYLNWIVAANLFLAAGNLHAAVEVEVPGLLTDHTVSSIGHDFYRAFSDKWESEYTGNLTINERPSARWGSWITITINQDVIFQTFLFPTKRDFDKIVVFALAETEDALNRRQIDQTLLSTSDLARDEF
- the csgF gene encoding curli production assembly/transport protein CsgF; amino-acid sequence: MRVKHAVVLLMLISPLSWAGNMTFQFRNPNFGGNPNNGAFLLNSAQAQNSYKDPSGDDFGFETPSALDNFTQAIQSQILGGLLTNINTGKPGRMVTNDFIIDIANRDGQLQLNVTDRKTGKTSTIEVSGLQTQSADF